The DNA window GGTCATCGACTCCGCCGCCGAGTCGCGCCTGGACGAGGTCGTCATCGGCATGGCCCACCGCGGCCGCCTGAACGTCCTCGCGAACATCGTCGGCAAGTCGTACGCGCAGATCTTCCGCGAGTTCGAGGGCAACCTCGACCCGAAGTCGATGCACGGCTCCGGCGACGTGAAGTACCACCTGGGCGCCGAGGGCACCTTCACCGGCCTGGACGGCGAGCAGATCAAGGTCTCGCTCGTCGCGAACCCCTCGCACCTGGAGGCGGTCGACCCGGTCCTGGAGGGTGTCGCCCGCGCCAAGCAGGACGTCATCAACAAGGGCGGTACGGACTTCACCGTCCTGCCCGTCGCGCTCCACGGCGACGCGGCCTTCGCCGGCCAGGGCGTCGTCGCCGAGACGCTGAACATGTCGCAGCTGCGGGGCTACCGCACCGGCGGCACGGTCCACATCGTCATCAACAACCAGGTCGGCTTCACCGCCGCCCCGGAGTCGTCGCGTTCCTCCATGTACGCGACCGACGTGGCCCGCATGATCGAGGCGCCGATCTTCCACGTCAACGGCGACGACCCGGAGGCCGTGGTCCGCGTCGCGCGGCTCGCCTTCGAGTTCCGCCAGGCGTTCAACAAGGACGTCGTGATCGACCTCATCTGCTACCGCCGCCGCGGTCACAACGAGGGCGACAACCCGCAGTTCACCAACCCGCAGATGTACACGCTGATCGACGTGAAGCGCTCGGTGCGCAAGCTCTACACCGAGTCCCTCATCGGTCGCGGCGACATCACGCTGGAAGAGGCGGAGCAGGCGCTCCAGGACTTCCAGGGCCAGCTGGAGAAGGTCTTCGCGGAGGTCCGCGAGGCCACCTCGAACCCGGCTCCCGCCCACACCCCGGAGGTCCAGGCCGAGTTCCCGGTGGCCATCGCCACGGCGGTCTCCCAGGAGGTCGTCAAGCGGATCGCCGAGTCCCAGGTCAACATCCCCGACCGGATCACCGTCCACCCGCGCCTGATGCCGCAGATGCAGCGCCGCGCGGCCTCGGTGGAGGACGGCACGATCGACTGGGGCATGGGCGAGACCCTCGCCATCGGCTCGCTGCTGATGGAGGGCGTCCCGGTCCGGCTGTCCGGCCAGGACACCCGCCGCGGTACGTTCGGCCAGCGCCACGCGGTGCTCGTCGACCAGAACACCGGCGAGGACTACACCCCGCTCCAGTACCTCTCCGACGACCAGGCCCGCTACAACGTCTACGACTCGCTGCTCTCCGAGTACGCGTGCATGGGCTTCGAGTACGGCTACTCGCTCGCCCGGCCCGAGTCGCTGGTCATGTGGGAGGCCCAGTTCGGTGACTTCGTCAACGGCGCGCAGACCGTCGTCGACGAGTTCATCTCCTCGGCCGAACAGAAGTGGGGCCAGACGTCCGGCGTCACGCTCCTGCTTCCGCACGGTTACGAGGGACAGGGCCCGGACCACTCGTCGGCCCGTCCCGAGCGCTTCCTCCAGATGTGCGCCCAGGACAACATGACGGTCGCGATGCCGACCCTGCCGTCGAACTACTTCCACCTGCTGCGCTGGCAGGTCCACAACCCGCACCACAAGCCGCTCATCGTCTTCACCCCGAAGTCGATGCTGCGTCTGAAGGCGGCGTCGTCCAAGGCCGAGGAGTTCACCACCGGCGGCTTCCGCCCGGTGATCGGTGACTCGACCGTGGACCCGGCCGCCGTCCGCAAGGTCGTCTTCTGCGCCGGCAAGGTCTACTACGACCTGGAGGCCGAGCGTCAGAAGCGCGGCACGACGGACACCGCCATCATCCGCCTCGAGCGCCTGTACCCGCTGCCGGGCAAGGAGCTCCAGGAGGAGATCGCGAAGTACCCGAATGCCGAGAAGTACCTGTGGACGCAGGAGGAGCCGGCGAACCAGGGGGCGTGGCCGTTCATCGCGCTCAACCTGATCGACCACCTCGACCTGGCGGTCGGCGCCGACATCCCGCACGGCGAGCGGCTGCGGCGCATCTCGCGTCCGCACGGCTCGTCCCCGGCCGTCGGCTCGGCCAAGCGCCACCAGGCGGAGCAGCAGCAGCTGCTCAACGAGGTCTTCGACGCCTGATCAGAGCCCGTACGCCCGGAGGGCCCGGTACCGCGTCGCCGCGGTACCGGGCCCTCCGGCGTGCGGCCGGGGAAACCCGTCAGCCGAGGTACGCCTCGAAGTCCCAGTACGGGCGGGTCCGCTGACGCGCGGACAGTGTGTGCGGGTGCTGGGCGCCGAGGGTCCGGGTGAGGGTGAGCAGCGCGTCGGCCTCCACCTTCTCGGCCTCCTCGTGCTCCCGCAGGGCCCGCAGATCGGCGGCGAGCGCCGTCTGGCAGGACAGGGTGAGCGGGTGTTCGTCGCCGAGCACCCGGCGGGACCTGCGCAGGGTGTCCCGGCTGAGGTCGGCGGCGTCCGCGACCCTGCCGTTGAAGTTGCGGCCGCCGGAGGCGTTGAGGGCGCAGCCCAGTACCCAGGGGTGGTCGGCCCCGAGGGTGGCGGTCAGGCCCGCGAGCGCCGACTCGAACATGGACATGGCCTCGCTGCGGTCACCGGCCGCCTGCATCACCAGACCGGTGTTGGCGAGCATGCCCGTGGCGACGGGGTGCGCGGGGCCGAGCAGTGCCCGGTATCCGGCCTCCGCCTCGGCGATCAGATCCTTCGCCTTGGCCAGGTCGCCGTGCTCGCGCTGGAAGTTCCCGTAGTCGTTGATGAACGACAGGGTGCTGTAGTGGGTCCTGCCGTGGACCTGCTCCAGCTGTTCCATCAGGCTGTCCATGAGCGGCCCGATGTCCTGCTGGAAGCCGCCTTCGCGCCGCCGGGCGAGCGCCAGGTGCGTGCGCGCGGCCAGGGTCTGCGGGTGCAGCGGGCCGAGCACCTGCACGTGGAGCCGCACCACCGGCTCCTGCCGGGCCACCGAGTCGCGGTACTGGCCCAGCAGCCGCAGCCCGTGGGCCACCGCGTTGCCGGAGTTGAGCGTGGTGATGTGCCGGGTGCGCAGGGCGTTCTGGCGCCTGCTGAGGGTTTCCAGGTCGAGTTCGTACGCCTCCCGGTAGCGCCCGAGCAGGCGCAGTCCGACTCCGAGGTTGTGCCGGGCGTTGAGGGAGGTCAGCTCGTTCTCGCCGAGCAGCCGTTCCTCGTCGGCCAGCACCTGCCGTTGCAGTTCCAGCGCCTCCTGGTAGCGGCCGAGCCTGCGCAGTCCGCTGGCGAGATTGCCATTGATGCTGAGTTCGCCGAGTTCGTTGCGCGGCTCGGCGGCCCGGAGCCGCTGCATCATGGCGCTGTCGAGTTCGTAGCCCTCGCGGAAGCGGCCCGCCGAGCGGAGCAGGTTGCTCTGCTGGGTGGTCAGGTCGAGCATGTTCGGGGCCAGCGGGTCCATGAAGACGGTCCAGTGGTTGCGGATCTTCTCCGCGAGCCGGGTGCCGGCCGTGAACTCGCCGCTGCGCCGGCAGTACTGGAGACAGTTCAGTACGGCGGCCTGCACACGGGCGTTGGAGCTGCTCAGCGCGCCCGACGGCTCCAGGTGCGGCAGCAGCTCGGCGTACTGCGGCCACTGCCTGCTGTCGAGCGGGTTGCCGGGGTCGGCCTCGGCCAGCAGCGTCCGTACGGCCTTGCGGTAGGTCTCGCGGTTCTCGTCGCTGGTGAGCCGGGACACCATGTCGTGGACGAGCCGGTGCATGTGCACGGACTCCTGGTGGGGTCCCATCTCCGTGTTGACGGGGCCGCGGCTCTCGCGGGTGAGCACCGAGTACGTGACGAGGGTGTCCAGTGCCCGCGTCCAGGCGGTCAGGTCGGTGCTCATCCAGCGCAGTTCCTCGGGGAGGTCCGCCTGCGGGTACGCGCGGGCCAGCCCGAGCGGGATCCTGCCCGGGGCGAAGGACGCGCACAGGCTGAGCACTTCGACGGCCTGCGGCTGGGTCCGGCGGAGCCGGTTGATGAGGATCGACCACGAGGTGAGCGAGGAGTGGGGGAACCCGTCCCCGGCGGGCTCCTCGACGGTGGAGAGCCGTCCCTCCCGGACCATGCGCAGGTACTCCGGGACCTCCATCCGGG is part of the Streptomyces agglomeratus genome and encodes:
- a CDS encoding multifunctional oxoglutarate decarboxylase/oxoglutarate dehydrogenase thiamine pyrophosphate-binding subunit/dihydrolipoyllysine-residue succinyltransferase subunit, producing the protein MSSQSPSSPSVSTDQDGQGKNPAAAFGPNEWLVDEIYQQYLQDPNSVDRAWWDFFADYKPGSTPAAEKTATPEADDVTGAAAQPAQAAPAPAAPATPATPAATQPAPAAAKPAAQAPAPAKAAPVTAPAAKPASAPAPAAAQQAGAKAKAEPKADAAKEVPEGPEYVTLRGPSAAVAKNMNASLELPTATSVRAVPVKLLFDNRIVINNHLKRARGGKVSFTHLIGFAMVQALKAMPSMNYSFAEKDGKPTLVKPAHVNLGLAIDLVKPNGDRQLVVAAIKKAETLNFFEFWQAYEDIVRRARANKLTMDDFTGVTASLTNPGGIGTVHSVPRLMPGQGLIMGVGAMDYPAEFQGTSQDTLNKLGISKVMTLTSTYDHRVIQGAASGEFLRILSNLLLGENGFYDDIFEALRIPYEPVRWLRDIDVSHDDDVTKAARVFELIHSYRVRGHVMADTDPLEYKQRKHPDLDINEHGLTLWDLEREFAVGGFAGKSMMKLRDILGVLRDSYVRTVGVEFMHIQDPKQRKWIQDRVERPHAKPEREEQLRILRRLNAAEAFETFLQTKYVGQKRFSLEGGESVIPLLDAVIDSAAESRLDEVVIGMAHRGRLNVLANIVGKSYAQIFREFEGNLDPKSMHGSGDVKYHLGAEGTFTGLDGEQIKVSLVANPSHLEAVDPVLEGVARAKQDVINKGGTDFTVLPVALHGDAAFAGQGVVAETLNMSQLRGYRTGGTVHIVINNQVGFTAAPESSRSSMYATDVARMIEAPIFHVNGDDPEAVVRVARLAFEFRQAFNKDVVIDLICYRRRGHNEGDNPQFTNPQMYTLIDVKRSVRKLYTESLIGRGDITLEEAEQALQDFQGQLEKVFAEVREATSNPAPAHTPEVQAEFPVAIATAVSQEVVKRIAESQVNIPDRITVHPRLMPQMQRRAASVEDGTIDWGMGETLAIGSLLMEGVPVRLSGQDTRRGTFGQRHAVLVDQNTGEDYTPLQYLSDDQARYNVYDSLLSEYACMGFEYGYSLARPESLVMWEAQFGDFVNGAQTVVDEFISSAEQKWGQTSGVTLLLPHGYEGQGPDHSSARPERFLQMCAQDNMTVAMPTLPSNYFHLLRWQVHNPHHKPLIVFTPKSMLRLKAASSKAEEFTTGGFRPVIGDSTVDPAAVRKVVFCAGKVYYDLEAERQKRGTTDTAIIRLERLYPLPGKELQEEIAKYPNAEKYLWTQEEPANQGAWPFIALNLIDHLDLAVGADIPHGERLRRISRPHGSSPAVGSAKRHQAEQQQLLNEVFDA
- the fxsT gene encoding FxSxx-COOH system tetratricopeptide repeat protein, which encodes MVDQRRSGGAGAAGRDGQGGPERFLVVFPGYHRPWANWIAQRLEFHGRRVTLQRWDPPREVPLEESLGDLLMSTGRVLLVLNDWFFELGPRAAGEWNDVLRGYVADNADRFAAVNLTNRQLPPATAVLEPVSLWSTGEEEAEERLLGRLGIDYRRTTGRQPPASGSRFPNTPPEVWGEVPRRNRRFTGRDDILTELQERLTEAERGNSACTLLGMSGIGKTQIAAEYAHRFSTDYDVIWWVNSDDRNIQRDRFGELSVELGLRSGNEPGERIRAVRDALRRGEPYSRWLVIFDGWDDTDGAGVLLPHGPGHTIVTSRNRGWGEHTDVLDVPSFDRAESTGYLMRRAPHVTSAQADEVAAEFGDVPLSLVQAASLLGETRMEVPEYLRMVREGRLSTVEEPAGDGFPHSSLTSWSILINRLRRTQPQAVEVLSLCASFAPGRIPLGLARAYPQADLPEELRWMSTDLTAWTRALDTLVTYSVLTRESRGPVNTEMGPHQESVHMHRLVHDMVSRLTSDENRETYRKAVRTLLAEADPGNPLDSRQWPQYAELLPHLEPSGALSSSNARVQAAVLNCLQYCRRSGEFTAGTRLAEKIRNHWTVFMDPLAPNMLDLTTQQSNLLRSAGRFREGYELDSAMMQRLRAAEPRNELGELSINGNLASGLRRLGRYQEALELQRQVLADEERLLGENELTSLNARHNLGVGLRLLGRYREAYELDLETLSRRQNALRTRHITTLNSGNAVAHGLRLLGQYRDSVARQEPVVRLHVQVLGPLHPQTLAARTHLALARRREGGFQQDIGPLMDSLMEQLEQVHGRTHYSTLSFINDYGNFQREHGDLAKAKDLIAEAEAGYRALLGPAHPVATGMLANTGLVMQAAGDRSEAMSMFESALAGLTATLGADHPWVLGCALNASGGRNFNGRVADAADLSRDTLRRSRRVLGDEHPLTLSCQTALAADLRALREHEEAEKVEADALLTLTRTLGAQHPHTLSARQRTRPYWDFEAYLG